The following proteins are co-located in the Elusimicrobiaceae bacterium genome:
- a CDS encoding replication initiation protein yields LLDAEGYKDYKNFKARVLLPAVKEINQYSDKILDFEERKRGKAVKAIGFTVKPKSTEEVIQIQAAIERDLDGVNSLDQLSIFDREEI; encoded by the coding sequence CCTACTGGATGCAGAGGGCTACAAGGATTATAAGAACTTCAAGGCGCGCGTATTGTTACCGGCAGTAAAAGAGATTAATCAATACAGCGATAAGATACTTGATTTTGAAGAGCGCAAGAGAGGAAAGGCAGTAAAGGCTATAGGGTTCACGGTCAAGCCAAAGTCAACAGAAGAGGTTATACAGATACAGGCAGCTATCGAGCGGGATCTTGACGGGGTGAACAGTCTGGATCAACTTTCTATTTTCGATAGAGAGGAAATATAG